In the genome of Etheostoma cragini isolate CJK2018 chromosome 5, CSU_Ecrag_1.0, whole genome shotgun sequence, the window CACCTAGTTTTCGTATGATATCTATGCTCTGTGGGGGAGGATGGAAAGTTGAtggttcattttaaatttaggtaggtacatttttattagtctgattggttttgttgttgttttttaaagactttgttttttcctctcctctcctcagtaCCCAGCAGGCAGCGATGTCCACAGGCCAAAGGGCTGGAGAGCATCGAGCCTCTGGTGCGTTCTGCGGAGGAAACCCCTGATCCCATCCCCACCACCAACACAGGAACTATTCCATCCTGGATCAATGGGAGCTTCCTGAGGAATGGTCCTGGAAAGTTTGAGTTTGGGAATGACAGGTATTTGAACAATGCTATGGAAAAGAAACAACTTACAGTGTTTCTCGATTGCtaagatactgtacatttcttaaAACCCTCACCCATTTTCTCGCAACTGTAAACACAAAACCAAATTCTCAAACTGGATTTCCAAAACACGTGACTCTGCTggcaaaatcaaaacaaaaagggaaaaaagaaaaaatataagatacacacatacacacagccagTCCTCTACCTACCTAAACACTAAAGAGCATTCATTACACATTACCTCAAAAATCCTAGAACAAAGTGTCTAGTGCATGTAGTTACAGAAATAAATGTTAAGGTAATTCATGTAgtaaacacattttgcaatgaAAACTATATCACAACTTGTACAGTGAATAAATTGTACACTGCAAGTAGTGCAGGTAATACAATATTGAATGTCCGGATGTTACAGTATTTACTGTAACGGAGTACTTACAGTACATCAAGAGAGCTTTGTTAGTTTACCAGCATGacactttacaaaaaacaagataCAGAACAGTTACTGTATCATATTCCAAGAATAGGATTGAAAACTATCACACCAAAACTGATTGACAGGTCTTCTAACACAACAACTAAACAGTCAGGAGACATATAACACTAATATGCATTGTCAAACAATAcagatttgtcttttaaatggaCAATATGTCCTTTGTCAGACACTAGGAGTCTCTATAGAGGTAGCTCAATCGTAACACAAACTTTTGATTGTGAgtattttctcttattttctttttgacattgtatgatttacaaTTACCCTCTGGTGTAAAATCTGGTGTGTAGCATGTTTTGACGGACGTAAAAGCGACTGGAGGGATCAGAGGGTACAGAATATGAAGCCAATTGTCAtgctttgtgttaaaatgtaagatttATCTGGGTGGGAACACTGAtgagacatttggaaaaagaataaatacatgaaatggCATTTACCTGTAGACATTTAgacattacacattttaatgcagaaatgtgaAACGCTATATCTTTAAATGATAATAACAGTAgttactaggggtgggaatcaccagacgccacCCAATGCAATACCATCATGATACTTAtaccacgatacaatattattgtgattttaaacatattgcaataatctgcaacatattgcaatgtataaccttttttccaacttctgattttgcccaatttcaaatgatgtccccaaaaggaaactttgtcaacatctgttttattagtttgttcatatcacttcagttttatggTTGCAAAATGAGATCGTCacgcagacaaactgaccaacatgtgtataataaaagattgatactttgCGTCTGTGTagtgatacagtattgccactgtcTCTCAGTTACACCCACTGGTTTGACGGCATGGCCATGATGCACCGATTCCACATCTGTGACGGCAACGTCACCTACAACAGCCGATTCCTGCGAAGTGACTCATACGTCAGCAATTCAGAGAAGAACCGTATCGTGGTGTCAGAGTTTGGGACCCTAGCCATGCCTGACCCCTGCAAGAACATCTTTGCGCGCTTCTTTTCACGCTTTCAGGTTCCGAGTATGTGTGTCTTGCTTACATGTAGCATATGATGATGATATGTGTAATCCCCTTCAGTGCAAAGTAGAACCCGCACTGCCAAATGCATtattaatgaaaatattcaGTTCATTTTTGGCATGAAGCGGCTGTGCCAGATTGCTACAGACAGAGTAGAAGTCAAACAAATTGtcagagaaaaatatattttctgattcttttttcttcttcaattctCAGACTGCCGCCTTGACCGTATGTGCTGTATTGTATATTGCTTTGGAGCCCATTGACAGCCTGTCTTACATCATAATGTGTTTTAGTCTGTGTGTAGTAGTCTGTGAGGGAAAGATCAATCTGAAGCATAGCATAACGCTTCTAAAACAAACTAAGTAGGAACTAAGAAATTGATGGAAAAAGAAGTTTTCAGCTGTCCGAACAATGAGTTTCATGTGGTTTCATGCAAGTGTTAAAAacctttcctttaaaaaaaaaattttctTGACATCTGTATGTGTGAACAGAGACCACAGATAACGCCAGTGTGAACTTTGTCAAGTACAAGGGCGACTATTATGTCAGCACCGAAACCAACTACATGAGACGAGTGGATCCACAGAGCCTGGAGACGAAGGAGAAGGTGAGTCAGTGGTGTAACAGTCTCTTTTGAATGCTGATTCTGATGAACAGTCAGAGGGTACGGACGAGGGAGACGGGGGGACTATTGATAATGAACAATGAGGGCAACAACGATAATGATGATCCTGTTCATTTAAGGTGGACTGGAGTCAATACATTGCTGTCAACTCGGCTACGGCTCACCCACACTATGACCGTGAGGGAGCCACGTACAACATGGGCAACTCATACGGGAAAAACGGTAACCTTCGTTCCCACCTGCCTTCCTGCATaaccaaaaatgtctttatttatgtaatagtCCTCATCTGCTCTATCAAAATATGTCAGTATTCATGTAAATATCATTATGAGCTCCATCCAAAAACGTCTGTATTTATGTTAATATCGTTGATCTATCCAAGTACAGGGCTAGGAGTGGGGCACCGGGTGGCACCGCCCGACCCTGaaacgacccccccccccccccccccccaacacacacacacacacacacccgtccACTGCATTAGATTAGGATTAGtgtcacttggctgcctgttGTGCCAATCTTCCCAGCCATTGTCATATGACCaccaattaatgtttccatggTGAGTATAATAAATTCTGCTACCATGGAAGCAGCACTGGTATTGtttaaaagaagagagaaaaaaaagtggcagACCGAGCCCATACAAAAGGTCTATTGtagtcagataaaaaaaaattgtttaaattggaAACAAGGGGaatttaataatgaatgtgatgttttatttagaagaagtacattgtgttgttctatccAATCCAATATTTCCCGTATTTCTAAGCAGACTTTGTTTTCATGACTGTCCATCCTGGGCCACCCTACTTAAAAAATCCTGGATTCGCCACTGGATTCCATCctaacaaatactgtacaacaCCAGTTGTTTTTGGGCCTCCTCAGGTTTCTTCTACAACATCATTCGTGTGCCTCCTCCTGGGGAGAAAGCAACGGAGGACTCCGCAGACCTGGATGGGGCCGAAGTCATCTGCTCCATTCGTGCAGCTGAATCCAGGAAACCTTCCTATTATCACAGCTTTGGTGAGACACACACTACAGCATAACAAACCCATTCTTTACAGTAAGTATTCATGCATGCTGGATGTATACTGAGGTAGAATTACAGTAATGTGTTCTATGAGAGATGCCGTTATTCCGCCTGCACTGACAGGGTGAGTCCATGCTTCACTAAAAGAGAGCTGCTCAGTTTTTCCCCTGCTCTTATTAATTACTAATTTGAATTCTAGTCTCTCCCGGATTCTTTTAGGACAATTGCAGCTCCTTTGTCTTTCTGCTCAGCTTTCACTAGCTCTGCCGTTGACTCTTGCACAAAAGTACACACTTTCTCTTACACTATGTGTCTgttgtgataaaaagtcacataaTCAACTTTTGACTGTAGTTtctgtcttattgatttttgtaGACAGACCAGCACATTGCATTAGTTGAGGCTGCTAGAAATGGAATGTATCAGTTTTGACAACAAGTCCCTGATCCTTATTATGTTTCGGCAGTAGTGTTATTGATTTAATGTGACTACTGAAACTTAGGTCAGAATCCAGGATAAGGTCAATATATCCAACTGGATTTGTACTCTTGCTTAACAGCCTTGAAGtctcttcttcattttttttgaaGAATTAGGGGgagtaaaagaaaagtaataCTAGTAATACACCTGTATGAACATGATTGGACGTTACTAGTCAGCTAATTTTCAAGCAATTGATGACAAAACCACTGATAATGAAGCTTTAAACTGATGTAAATCAGCCAACGCAAGCACAACTGTTgctcttacacaatgtagctcAATGTGGTTGTTGCACTGCGCCAGTTCCCTGATAACATCTCAGTCTATATTTCCTGCAGACCACCCTTGCTCCGCCAGACTGTCTGGCACCAAGAAATCTCACATGCAATGTACAGTTATACAAGGCAACACATAATTACTCCTGGCATTAGAGCTACTGTAGATTGGCGGGTTTTGCCCCCGTGTGTTTATCCGCTAGTACAATCATTTTGGTGGGGCTGGGGCAAGAAAGATTTAGGTTGCAAAGTGATGGGACAAAAATGGAGTAGCAGTGTGCTTCTGCAAAAAGGATTCAGAAGTCCCATGGGatcgttttctttttttttgtgcaaaccCTCCATTACTGGTCCAATCAAACAATCCACTTGAAAACTCATTTTCAGTTTGCATACAGACATAATGCCCTaccatttattttccaaatttgGTTCACACCTGAAATGGTGTTTGCAGGTCACATGGCTTTGCAATAAGTGACCCATGAATGACCCATTTCAAATGTGTTAATGAAAATATCCACAAGGCATATCAGTGGGGCGACTGTGTCATGAAACTAGTCTACAGAATCAGCGTTTTCACTGATGAGTTACgctgtaaaaagtgagatttcaaTGTCTTTTACTACAAAGCAGGGCAAGGTGctataataatacttttaaagTTTCAAAACGCTCAATCCACTTGGAGATGCACACTGCTTTTATTCCAAATCTGATCCTTTAAACAAGCCGTCAGGACCTTTTTactgttgtgatgtcacaaataGACTatatataggtagaaagtgccgTTACTAACAGTCcctccccggctgcaatgacggtGCAGAGATGTGGAAGACCCAAGTACGCTGACCAATCATAGCAGACTGTGCTTTTTCAGGTGGGGGTCTTAAAGAGACAAGTGCTTaaagacagagggtgaatacaggtagaCCCAAATACGCTGACCAATCATAGCAGACTGGGTCTTAAAGAGACAAGTGCTAaaagacagagggtgaatacaggtatattcaaacacagtattaggaaaaaaaacatatttttttgaaaattaaagcatgtaaacatgttctagtagaaaccctaTCCCACAAGTATGCACCTTAAATGACTATGATATGGCACCTTTAAATGTGTCATCCCACTACATTAcgattatttatgataaatacgATCTGTCAATCGTGTGTTTTTTGAATGCAAACATTTCGCCCTGCGCGCGCCCTCCCTCTCCAGTCATGTCGGAGAACTACATTGTGTTCATCGAGCAGCCGATCAAGCTGGACCTGCTCAAGTTCATGCTGTACCGAATCCAGGGAAAGAGCTTTCATAAAGTCATGACCTGGGATCCTCAGTGTGAAACCATCTTCCACTTGGTCGACCGCCACACTGGCAAGGTGGGTTAGTTTACTGCACAGCAGTAGACATACAGCagtagacatacagtacataaaaagtgtgaggtaggaaacacacacacatacacacctgttTGCTGaattgtcacaacagaaaaggaaagctgCGAGTTAATCTGTTCATGCATGGCGGAGctttttccttatttattttgatgaagTCACACTCTGATGGTGTAGCCTTTTCTCATACATTGTTACTCTCAATTTTCTCATCTCATTACACAGCATACCCATTAAGCATACAATATCAAACCTTCATAATGTGAAGGTACAACACAGTAGCAGCAGTGCCAGGGAATGCGCTTGGTCTTGAATGTTAAAACCAACACAGAAACTCCTTCTTGTTTGCAACAAAAGCCTTGataaagctgttttattttatcaataatAATTCCTGATTGCTTGATGTGACTGGTTCAACAGGAGAGTGAGGTGAAGTACTGTGCAGCGCCCATGTTCACAATGCATCAGATCAATGCTTTTGAAGAGGACGGGTTTTTGGTAATGGACATGTGCTGTGGGGACGATGGTGAGGTCATTGGAGAATTCACATTGGAGAATCTCCGCAGAAGCCCAGGAGAAGAAATGGACAAGGTTAATGCATCCAGCTTGACACTGAATCATAACCAAAAACACATATTCAAAGAGTGACTGGCATACTAATGTTTTACTAGTTTGTCATCAGTAAGCAGCTCAGATTGAAGATCTGGCTTTTACTGAGCGATATCAACTGAAGAATTATTCATACCAGAAAAATAGACGTGTGAGTGCGTGGGTGTGCAATAAGCTTTTGAAATCTCTGCAATTTTAAATGGGGTGAAGtcttaccacaaaaaaaattacCTGACAAATAACATCAAGATTCCTCAAAAAAATATACCTgccatatacatttttttatttttgttttgtgtcagtgtttctgtttctgatcGTCCCTGTGGTTGAGTTGCACCTTTCAGTCAAAAGGAGCCCCGCTCACAGCTTTTCACGTCTGTCTGATTTTGTTTGGCAGTTTTACAACTCGTTGTGCAGAAACCTCCCAAGGAGATATGTCTTGCCCCTGACTGTGGATCAACAAACTCCTCTGGACCAAAACCTTGTCACTCTGC includes:
- the bco2l gene encoding beta-carotene 15, 15-dioxygenase 2, like encodes the protein MSKHAEPQTHVPSRQRCPQAKGLESIEPLVRSAEETPDPIPTTNTGTIPSWINGSFLRNGPGKFEFGNDSYTHWFDGMAMMHRFHICDGNVTYNSRFLRSDSYVSNSEKNRIVVSEFGTLAMPDPCKNIFARFFSRFQVPKTTDNASVNFVKYKGDYYVSTETNYMRRVDPQSLETKEKVDWSQYIAVNSATAHPHYDREGATYNMGNSYGKNGFFYNIIRVPPPGEKATEDSADLDGAEVICSIRAAESRKPSYYHSFVMSENYIVFIEQPIKLDLLKFMLYRIQGKSFHKVMTWDPQCETIFHLVDRHTGKESEVKYCAAPMFTMHQINAFEEDGFLVMDMCCGDDGEVIGEFTLENLRRSPGEEMDKFYNSLCRNLPRRYVLPLTVDQQTPLDQNLVTLHKYTATAKKTKPREVFMTHEELHDDELLQYGGLEFPQINYDQYNGRPYRYFYSCGFGHVFADSLLKMDVHTKELKVWRYPGLYPSEPVFVASPKATEEDDGVVLSVIITPREEKSTFLLVLDAKTFTELGRAEVPVTIPFGTHGVFNEMG